A region from the Eptesicus fuscus isolate TK198812 chromosome 1, DD_ASM_mEF_20220401, whole genome shotgun sequence genome encodes:
- the GTPBP6 gene encoding putative GTP-binding protein 6 isoform X2 codes for MWTLRAAVRRGAWLSRLVRGRPAPRAAPPPPPPPPWPERALAAFGTGNAGGLQGRGGGSRGPRAHGGTSGAGEEEEEGPEDAEEEEEEEELLRREPLLPSGTQRVCLVHPEIKGGPRRPTLTRAEWQVAEAQALVHTLDHWSVVETMVVPTKTPERKLIFGKGTLEQLTEKIRGLSDVTAVFLNVERLSVPTKEELEAAWRVQVLDRFTVVLHIFRCHARTKEARLQVALAELPLLRSNMRHDLARLDGHGGNSRYIMGSGESFLQVQQRLMKEKETKIRRALERLRQKRQLLGQQRRRREFPVVSVVGYTNCGKTTLIKALTGDSAMEPRDQLFATLDITAHAGSLPSRMTVLYMDTIGFLSELPHSLIESFSATLQDVAQSDVILHVRDVSHPEAELQKRSVLAALRGLGLPAALLDSVLEAHNKVDLVPGYRPAGPRALAVSALRGLGLEELKAELEAAVLSATGRRVLTLRVRLAGPQLSWLHAEATVQDVQVVPEAGVADVTVIISNAAYGRFRKLFPG; via the exons ATGTGGACCTTGCGGGCCGCCGTCCGCCGGGGGGCCTGGCTCTCCCGCTTGGTTCGCGGCCGCCCGGCTCCAAgggccgcgccgccgccgccgccgccgccgccctggcCCGAGCGCGCGCTCGCCGCCTTCGGAACCGGGAATGCGGGGGGCCTGCAGGGGCGCGGAGGCGGAAGCCGGGGTCCGCGGGCGCATGGCGGCACTAGCGgagccggggaggaggaggaggaggggccagaagatgcggaggaggaggaagaggaggaggaactgCTGCGGAGGGAGCCCTTGCTGCCCTCGGGGACCCAGCGCGTGTGCCTGGTTCACCCCGAGATCAAGGGGGGACCGAGGAGGCCAACGCTGACTCGAG CCGAGTGGCAGGTGGCGGAGGCGCAGGCGCTGGTGCACACGCTGGACCACTGGTCGGTGGTGGAGACGATGGTGGTGCCGACCAAGACGCCCGAGCGGAAGCTCATCTTCGGCAAAGGCACCTTGGAGCAGCTGACGG AGAAAATCCGAGGCCTGTCGGACGTCACGGCCGTCTTTCTGAACGTGGAGAGGCTGTCCGTGCCCACTAAG GAAGAACTGGAGGCCGCCTGGCGCGTGCAGGTGTTGGACCGGTTCACCGTGGTCCTGCACATCTTCCGCTGCCACGCCCGGACCAAGGAGGCGCGGCTGCAGGTGGCCCTGGCCGAGCTGCCCCTcctcag GTCCAACATGAGGCACGACCTTGCCCGCCTGGACGGACATGGAGGCAACTCTCGCTACATCATGGGGTCAG GGGAGTCTTTCCTGCAGGTGCAGCAGCGGCTGATGAAGGAGAAGGAGACGAAGATCCGACGGGCCCTGGAGCGGCTGCGGCagaagaggcagctgctgggccaGCAGCGCCGGCGGCGGGAGTTCCCGGTGGTCTCCGTGGTCGGATACACCAACTGCG GGAAGACCACGCTGATCAAGGCTCTGACGGGCGACAGCGCCATGGAGCCCCGCGACCAGCTGTTCGCCACGCTGGACATCACGGCCCACGCGGGCTCCCTGCCGTCCCGCATGACCGTCCTCTACATGGACACCATCGGCTTCCTGTCCGAGCTGCCCCACAGCCTCATCGAGTCCTTCTCCGCCACCCTGCAGGACGTGGCCCAGTCG GACGTGATCCTGCACGTGCGGGACGTGAGCCACCCCGAGGCGGAGCTGCAGAAGCGCAGCGTGCTCGCCGCCCTGCGCGGCCTGGGGCTGCCCGCTGCGCTGCTGGACTCGGTGCTGGAGGCGCACAACAAGGTGGACCTGGTGCCCGG GTACCGCCCGGCGGGGCCGCGCGCCCTGGCCGTGTCCGCCCTCCGCGGGCTGGGCCTGGAGGAGCTGAAGGCCGAGCTGGAGGCGGCCGTGCTGAGCGCCACGGGGAGGCGGGTGCTGACCCTCCGCGTGCGGCTGGCGGGCCCGCAGCTCAG ctggctgcaCGCGGAGGCCACGGTGCAGGACGTGCAGGTGGTCCCCGAGGCGGGTGTGGCCGACGTCACCGTCATCATCAGCAACGCCGCCTACGGCCGGTTCCGGAAGCTCTTTCCTGGGTGA
- the GTPBP6 gene encoding putative GTP-binding protein 6 isoform X1, producing the protein MWTLRAAVRRGAWLSRLVRGRPAPRAAPPPPPPPPWPERALAAFGTGNAGGLQGRGGGSRGPRAHGGTSGAGEEEEEGPEDAEEEEEEEELLRREPLLPSGTQRVCLVHPEIKGGPRRPTLTRAEWQVAEAQALVHTLDHWSVVETMVVPTKTPERKLIFGKGTLEQLTEKIRGLSDVTAVFLNVERLSVPTKVQHEARPCPPGRTWRQLSLHHGVRGVFPAGAAAADEGEGDEDPTGPGAAAAEEAAAGPAAPAAGVPGGLRGRIHQLREDHADQGSDGRQRHGAPRPAVRHAGHHGPRGLPAVPHDRPLHGHHRLPVRAAPQPHRVLLRHPAGRGPVGRDPARAGREPPRGGAAEAQRARRPARPGAARCAAGLGAGGAQQGGPGARVPPGGAARPGRVRPPRAGPGGAEGRAGGGRAERHGEAGADPPRAAGGPAAQLAARGGHGAGRAGGPRGGCGRRHRHHQQRRLRPVPEALSWVTAPGRCSGRRGGGTRVVVPQRSAGGHALRPARRCIVGVTTGPASLLTDRRRPLPSLLGSVNQPLSGGNQTSGLVSTPGSQFSPQNGSVGCSRCRGPPDRGLHPRPAAEPAPAAEPAAEPAPAAEPAAEPAPAAEPAAEPAPAAEPAQVLQVLDAPVLLRAASELSARLRRCAPPSRLSPFPRLPAVP; encoded by the exons ATGTGGACCTTGCGGGCCGCCGTCCGCCGGGGGGCCTGGCTCTCCCGCTTGGTTCGCGGCCGCCCGGCTCCAAgggccgcgccgccgccgccgccgccgccgccctggcCCGAGCGCGCGCTCGCCGCCTTCGGAACCGGGAATGCGGGGGGCCTGCAGGGGCGCGGAGGCGGAAGCCGGGGTCCGCGGGCGCATGGCGGCACTAGCGgagccggggaggaggaggaggaggggccagaagatgcggaggaggaggaagaggaggaggaactgCTGCGGAGGGAGCCCTTGCTGCCCTCGGGGACCCAGCGCGTGTGCCTGGTTCACCCCGAGATCAAGGGGGGACCGAGGAGGCCAACGCTGACTCGAG CCGAGTGGCAGGTGGCGGAGGCGCAGGCGCTGGTGCACACGCTGGACCACTGGTCGGTGGTGGAGACGATGGTGGTGCCGACCAAGACGCCCGAGCGGAAGCTCATCTTCGGCAAAGGCACCTTGGAGCAGCTGACGG AGAAAATCCGAGGCCTGTCGGACGTCACGGCCGTCTTTCTGAACGTGGAGAGGCTGTCCGTGCCCACTAAG GTCCAACATGAGGCACGACCTTGCCCGCCTGGACGGACATGGAGGCAACTCTCGCTACATCATGGGGTCAG GGGAGTCTTTCCTGCAGGTGCAGCAGCGGCTGATGAAGGAGAAGGAGACGAAGATCCGACGGGCCCTGGAGCGGCTGCGGCagaagaggcagctgctgggccaGCAGCGCCGGCGGCGGGAGTTCCCGGTGGTCTCCGTGGTCGGATACACCAACTGCG GGAAGACCACGCTGATCAAGGCTCTGACGGGCGACAGCGCCATGGAGCCCCGCGACCAGCTGTTCGCCACGCTGGACATCACGGCCCACGCGGGCTCCCTGCCGTCCCGCATGACCGTCCTCTACATGGACACCATCGGCTTCCTGTCCGAGCTGCCCCACAGCCTCATCGAGTCCTTCTCCGCCACCCTGCAGGACGTGGCCCAGTCG GACGTGATCCTGCACGTGCGGGACGTGAGCCACCCCGAGGCGGAGCTGCAGAAGCGCAGCGTGCTCGCCGCCCTGCGCGGCCTGGGGCTGCCCGCTGCGCTGCTGGACTCGGTGCTGGAGGCGCACAACAAGGTGGACCTGGTGCCCGG GTACCGCCCGGCGGGGCCGCGCGCCCTGGCCGTGTCCGCCCTCCGCGGGCTGGGCCTGGAGGAGCTGAAGGCCGAGCTGGAGGCGGCCGTGCTGAGCGCCACGGGGAGGCGGGTGCTGACCCTCCGCGTGCGGCTGGCGGGCCCGCAGCTCAG ctggctgcaCGCGGAGGCCACGGTGCAGGACGTGCAGGTGGTCCCCGAGGCGGGTGTGGCCGACGTCACCGTCATCATCAGCAACGCCGCCTACGGCCGGTTCCGGAAGCTCTTTCCTGGGTGACCGCGCCCGGTCGGTGCTCTGGCCGGAGAGGAGGCGGGACCCGCGTGGTGGTCCCGCAGAGGTCGGCGGGTGGACATGCGCTCCGACCCGCCAGGCGGTGCATCGTGGGCGTGACGACGGGACCGGCCTCCCTCCTGACGGATCGCCGCCGGCCGCTCCCCTCGCTCCTCGGGTCCGTCAACCAGCCTTTGTCCGGAGGAAACCAGACCTCGGGCCTCGTGTCCACGCCGGGAAGTCAGTTCTCGCCGCAAAACGGCAGCGTCGGCTGCTCCAGGTGCCGGGGGCCCCCAGACCGAGGCCTGCACCCCAGACCGGCTGCAGAACCAGCACCAGCCGCAGAACCGGCTGCAGAACCAGCACCAGCCGCAGAACCGGCTGCAGAACCAGCACCAGCCGCAGAACCGGCTGCAGAACCAGCACCAGCCGCAGAACCGGCCCAGGTCCTTCAGGTCCTGGACGCTCCCGTGCTCCTCCGAGCGGCGAGCGAGCTGAGTGCGAGGCTAAGGAGAtgcgcccccccctcccgcctctcccccttcccccgtcTCCCGGCTGTTCCTtaa